ATAATGACATCCTTTTTGGAAAAAATAGAGAGTAATATTCGCGAAATGCGCCGTGTCAGAATTGAATTTTGTAGAAAGCGCAGACAAGCAAGCGAATATCAGCGCCAAGAATTTAATGTATGGCGAAGCTCTTCAGAAGCTTACGATTTGATTGTATTTCAGCTTGAAAAACTAGGTTATATATGTCCTATTTGCCAGCAGGATTTAAATGAAACCAACGCAACAATAGATCATTTATTTCCTTTGTCGAGAGCTTATCACAAAGCAATGGACACAAGTAACTTTCTTGTCATGTGCCATCGTTGCAATAAGAAAAAATATAATACTCCTTTTCAGCAGTGGCGCGGACAGCTTGCACGCTATCAAAAAAACAGTCTTGATTATGCAATTCAATTAATTCATGGGAAAACTAAACTTCAAGAGTTAATCGGGTCGTCTTCGGAACCGTAAGCCTGATAGTTTGGGGTGGGTTGGGGGAAACCTAGGAATGTAGCGAGAGGGAGATTAAGATGAGACAAGGGATTCGACGTTGGGGATTCATCTGCTTGTTGTGTTGCGCGATCGCGCTATTCCCTCCGATTAGCCACGCGGTTACCGTACAAGAGGTTCCCAATCCTAGAGAAAGTTATGGCGGTTGGGTGACGGATATGGCAGATAT
The Lusitaniella coriacea LEGE 07157 DNA segment above includes these coding regions:
- a CDS encoding HNH endonuclease yields the protein MTSFLEKIESNIREMRRVRIEFCRKRRQASEYQRQEFNVWRSSSEAYDLIVFQLEKLGYICPICQQDLNETNATIDHLFPLSRAYHKAMDTSNFLVMCHRCNKKKYNTPFQQWRGQLARYQKNSLDYAIQLIHGKTKLQELIGSSSEP